The window GTCGTGGCACCGCGCGCAGCGCATTTCACCCCCGGCGTCGCCCCCGCGTGCTCCCGCGCCGTGCTCGATGGCGTCGGTGACCTCGGTATGGCAGTACCGGCAGGCGTGCTCGGTTACGCGGCGGTTGCTTTCGGTGATGCGCAGCGGGTCGGGGTAGCGGCCCGTGGTGAAGTAGAACGAGTGCCAGAACCCGTTCCTGGCCTTGACGGTGTACTTGCCCACCAGGTCGTGCGGCGTGTGGCAGTCGTTGCAGGTGGCCACGGCCCTGTGGCTGCTCTTCTGCCACGCCGAGTAGTGCTCGGACATGATGTGGCAGTTGGCGCAGGCGGAGGGGTCGTTGGTCAGGTACGAGGCGCCCTTGGCGTACACGAACGTGAACGCGCCCAGCCCCATCGCCGTCCCGGCGAGCACCGCCGCCACCAGCCCGATCATCTGGCCCCTGGTCATGGCCTGGAGTGCGGGGTTCCGTCGCGCCGCCCCGGAACGGAGCGGCGCGTTACGGGCGGCGGATGCAATCGGGATACCCGCGTCTTCACGCGAGCGCTCTCACCGCTGGCCGAGCATGGGAGACGGGCGCGGCGGCGCGACCCGCACGCGCGCATCCACGACCGCCGCTCCGGCGGGATGGATGATGATGGGGTTCAGGTCGAGCTCCACCACCTGGGGAAGGTCGTCGACGAGTGCCGCCACGCGGAGCACGGCGTCCACGAGCGCGCCGACGTCGCAGGGCGAGGCGCCCCGGTAGCCGGTGAGCAGCGGGTACGTCCTGAGCTCACGAACCATCTTCTCCGCGTCCGCTCGGGAGAGGGGAGTCAGGCGGACGGAGACGTCCTTCAGGAGCTCCATCACCACTCCCCCCGCGCCGCAGGCGACCACGGGTCCGAACTGCGGGTCGTGCACCACCCCCACGATCATCTCCACCCCCTCCGGCGCCATCTGCTGGGCCTGGGAGCCGGTCGCCGGGGCCAGGCACGACAGGCCGTAGCACCGAAGCAGCCGTGCAGCCTCGTCGGGAAGGAGCCATTCGGCGCCGCGGCTCACCGCGCCCGCCACGATCGCGAGAGCTTCCTTGCGGCGCACTCCCTCCAGGCGGGGAGCGTCGGAAGCGGGTTCCGCCAGCCATTCGCCGTAGCGTGCCACCTTCGCGAGCGCGCGGGCCGCGTCCTCCGGCTGGGCGTACACGGGTGGATGCCTCTCCCCGGAATGAGGGGTCATGGGCGCGGGCGCCGGCTGCATCACGACGGCAAGCACCGGGATCCTGCCAGCCAGCTGGTGCGCGCCGGCGGAGACTTCCCCGAGGGTGTCCTCCGCCGGCGCGGAGTGCGTCGGCACCAGGATCACAACCAGGGCATCCACGCCAGGATCCCGCCCGGCGATCTCGATGGCGCGGCGGTACAGGATGGGCGTCGCGCCGGCGCCCAGGTCGACCGGGTTGGCTTGCGCGCCGTGCGCCGGGAGGACGGGACGCAGGGCTTCAACGGTGGAGCCAGCCAGCTGCGGGATCTCCAGTCCCTCGGCCTGGCACGCATCTGCGCACAGGATGGCGGGTCCGCCCGCGTTGGTGACGAGGGCGACCCGCCGGCCCGGGGGTGCCGGCTGGGACACCAGGAGCGACGCGATGTCGAACATCTCGCGCAGCGTGTCGGCCCGAATGACGCCCGCGTGGCGGAAGAGCGCATCCACGGTCAGGTCGGATGCGCCCAGCAGCGCCCCGGTGTGGGAGCCGGCGGCACGGGCGCCCGCCAGCGACCGGCCGCTCTTCACGGCCACGATCGGCTTGCCGCGCGCCACCTGGCGAGCGATGCGCGAGAACTTCCGCGGATTGCCGAACGACTCCAGGTACAGCAGGATCACGTCCGTGCCCGCGTCCTGGGCCCAGTAGCGAACCAGGTCGTTGCCCGAGATGTCGGCCTTGTTTCCGACGGATACCAGGGTGGAGATACCGAGCCCGCGCGCACTCGCGTAGCCCATGATCGCCTGCCCGAGCGCCCCGCTCTGCGACATGAACGCGATGCGCCCCGCGACGGGAAGCACGGGCGCGATGGTGGCGTTCAGCTGCACCGCGGGGTCGGAGTTGACGATCCCCATGCAGTTCGGCCCGATGAGCCGCATTCCGCTCATCCGGCAGACCTGGAGGAGCGCATCCTGCCGGCTCCGCCCCAGGGCACCGGACTCGGCGAACCCCGCGCTCACCACCACCAGCGCGCGAACCCCCTTCCTGGCGCACGCCTCCGCGGCTTCGACGACCGCTTCGGCCGGAACCGCGATCACCGCCAGGTCCACCGGGCCCGGGATCTCCTCGACGCCCGGGTACGCGAGGATGCCCTGGACGACCGGCGCGTCTGGATGTACGGGAAAGACCGGGCCCGCGAACGGGTAGATCAGGAGGTTGTGAAGCAACGTGCCGCCCACCGACTCGCGCCGGCGCGACGCCCCGATCATGGCCACCGAGCGGGGGGCGAAGAAGGGGCGCATGGCGTTCACCGCCGCGGTCCACTCCCGCTCGTCGAACCGCCGCAGGGTTTCTCCCGTCACCTCGATGGGAAAGTCCACCCTGGCGTCGTCGCCATCCGACGTGATCGTCACCGGAAAGCCCGATTCCTGGAAGGCGTGGAGCATGCGCCGGTTGTGCGCGAGCACGTCGGCGGTAA of the Longimicrobium sp. genome contains:
- the nrfH gene encoding cytochrome c nitrite reductase small subunit — translated: MTRGQMIGLVAAVLAGTAMGLGAFTFVYAKGASYLTNDPSACANCHIMSEHYSAWQKSSHRAVATCNDCHTPHDLVGKYTVKARNGFWHSFYFTTGRYPDPLRITESNRRVTEHACRYCHTEVTDAIEHGAGARGGDAGGEMRCARCHDDVGHLVR
- a CDS encoding GNAT family N-acetyltransferase; translation: MIPLPDGGENPPPAHAPCDVVLRDGSTARVRVTEAGDASRVAEFLRALSPDSRALRFCGAVGEQALSREAERLVGTAGGAFGLVATVGGAGRIIGHAMFIGLTGVHSRVAEVALVIADEHQGQGLGTILLGQLAQIAAGHGVRSFTADVLAHNRRMLHAFQESGFPVTITSDGDDARVDFPIEVTGETLRRFDEREWTAAVNAMRPFFAPRSVAMIGASRRRESVGGTLLHNLLIYPFAGPVFPVHPDAPVVQGILAYPGVEEIPGPVDLAVIAVPAEAVVEAAEACARKGVRALVVVSAGFAESGALGRSRQDALLQVCRMSGMRLIGPNCMGIVNSDPAVQLNATIAPVLPVAGRIAFMSQSGALGQAIMGYASARGLGISTLVSVGNKADISGNDLVRYWAQDAGTDVILLYLESFGNPRKFSRIARQVARGKPIVAVKSGRSLAGARAAGSHTGALLGASDLTVDALFRHAGVIRADTLREMFDIASLLVSQPAPPGRRVALVTNAGGPAILCADACQAEGLEIPQLAGSTVEALRPVLPAHGAQANPVDLGAGATPILYRRAIEIAGRDPGVDALVVILVPTHSAPAEDTLGEVSAGAHQLAGRIPVLAVVMQPAPAPMTPHSGERHPPVYAQPEDAARALAKVARYGEWLAEPASDAPRLEGVRRKEALAIVAGAVSRGAEWLLPDEAARLLRCYGLSCLAPATGSQAQQMAPEGVEMIVGVVHDPQFGPVVACGAGGVVMELLKDVSVRLTPLSRADAEKMVRELRTYPLLTGYRGASPCDVGALVDAVLRVAALVDDLPQVVELDLNPIIIHPAGAAVVDARVRVAPPRPSPMLGQR